ATTTGCACCCATCAAGATTACCTTAATTTATTAAAACTGGTTTCATACCTATTTGATTTACAAACGCCCAGAAGCTCAGATCCCCGACTTCTTCAAGAAGTCGGGGATCTTTTTGTTCGTAACTAATTTAGGATTGCTATAGCTAATGATGCATTAGCGATCATCGCGTTTAGTCCAACGACGTGAACCAGAGGGACGAGCATCAGACTTTTTGCCACCTGTCACCGTTCGCGGTGGTGATTGTTTACCTGATTTTTGTGGTAACGGTTTAGCAGTAGAGCGAGCCGGACTTTTGCTACCTTTAGCTGTGTGCTTGCGTCCATCTGGAATTGATTCGGGCTTACTAGGAAAGTTGGTTCCAAAGCCAGCAACCACTTCAAAAGGCAAGCGCTGTTCAATAAGTTTTTCGATATCTGCCAGCAGATGGTATTCATCAACGCACACCAGCGATACAGCTTCGCCTGATGCACCAGCGCGACCAGTGCGACCAATGCGATGAACATAATCTTCTGGGACATTGGGCAGATCAAAATTGACTACATGGGGCAGTTCGCTAATGTCGAGACCTCGCGCTGCAATGTCAGTTGCCACCAATACCTGTAAACTGCCGTTTTTGAACTTTGCCAGAGCGTTGGTACGAGCCGCCTGGCTTTTATTACCGTGGATGGCTAATGCTTGAATACGCTCCTCAGCCAACTGCTTCACCAGACGGTCAGCACCATGCTTAGTACGGGTGAAAACTAGGACTTGATACCAATTATCTTCCCGAATCAGGTGAGCCAGCAATTGGCGTTTCCGGTCACGGTCTACTTTGTAAACTTTCTGTGCCACAGTCTCGGCGGTAACGTTGCGGCGTGCCACCTCGATCATCTTCGGGTGATGCAGCAGCCCTGTGGCGAGTGCTTTGATTTTATCGGAGAAAGTGGCGAAGAACAGCAAATTTTGGCGCTGTTTGGGCAAAAGCGAGAGAATGCGACGGATATCACGAATAAAACCCATGTCTAACATCCGGT
The Nodularia sp. LEGE 06071 genome window above contains:
- a CDS encoding DEAD/DEAH box helicase yields the protein MSFSNLGLSNEIIRAVTERGYTKPTPIQIQAIPAVLSGCDLLAGAQTGTGKTASFTLPLLHRLSDESVKSRSNGYPAIRALILTPTRELAAQVESSVRDYGKYLNLNTMAMFGGVSINPQKRLLKGRVDILVSTPGRLLDHVQQGTVNLSHVEVLVLDEADRMLDMGFIRDIRRILSLLPKQRQNLLFFATFSDKIKALATGLLHHPKMIEVARRNVTAETVAQKVYKVDRDRKRQLLAHLIREDNWYQVLVFTRTKHGADRLVKQLAEERIQALAIHGNKSQAARTNALAKFKNGSLQVLVATDIAARGLDISELPHVVNFDLPNVPEDYVHRIGRTGRAGASGEAVSLVCVDEYHLLADIEKLIEQRLPFEVVAGFGTNFPSKPESIPDGRKHTAKGSKSPARSTAKPLPQKSGKQSPPRTVTGGKKSDARPSGSRRWTKRDDR